Proteins from one Schistocerca americana isolate TAMUIC-IGC-003095 unplaced genomic scaffold, iqSchAmer2.1 HiC_scaffold_62, whole genome shotgun sequence genomic window:
- the LOC124587763 gene encoding uncharacterized protein LOC124587763 isoform X4 has translation MCYCVQAVVQNCDRIHPPVEREKEIEIKVAKMFEVKIYYPQLFLSVTNMSDIRAVQDCQRLGSTHVTTDLSIADIVFSSRSPICFTALRTLKIVRGNPTLTLFKPGTRAECAIISALELCPFLTELSLDVESLSANYLDSLEGLGRLEVLRIHCRSLNDLTFLRHCSDKLEELELESCDDLPSAAYAELRHLGKLQMLRL, from the exons ATGTGCTACTGTGTGCAAGCAGTGGTACAAAATTGTGACAGGATTCACCCACCTGTGGAAAGGGAAAAG GAAATCGAAATCAAGGTGGCCAAAATGTTTGAGGTGAAAATTTACTACCCGCAGTTGTTTCTGTCAGTGACAAACATGTCTGACATACGAGCTGTGCAGGACTGTCAGAGACTAGGGTCTACGCACGTGACAACTGATCTCAGCATAGCAGATATCGTCTTCTCTTCTCGTTCGCCTATCTGTTTTACGGCGCTCCGGACGCTGAAGATCGTCAGAGGGAACCCGACACTGACACTCTTCAAGCCGGGCACTAGGGCGGAATGTGCCATCATCTCTGCCCTGGAGCTGTGCCCATTTCTCACAGAGCTGAGCCTCGACGTAGAGTCCCTGTCGGCGAACTACTTGGACTCTCTGGAAGGGCTCGGCCGGCTGGAGGTTCTGAGAATCCACTGCCGCAGTCTGAACGACCTGACATTCCTACGGCACTGCTCGGATAAACTGGAGGAACTGGAACTGGAAAGTTGCGACGACTTGCCGTCGGCTGCGTACGCGGAGCTCCGCCACCTAGGGAAACTGCAGATGTTGCGGCTGTGA
- the LOC124587763 gene encoding uncharacterized protein LOC124587763 isoform X3 has translation MESPTLACNPPDDVLFCVFAYLPIPELVRCATVCKQWYKIVTGFTHLWKGKRYVSNRSPRESAETCAVLSIVPLLQEIEIKVAKMFEVKIYYPQLFLSVTNMSDIRAVQDCQRLGSTHVTTDLSIADIVFSSRSPICFTALRTLKIVRGNPTLTLFKPGTRAECAIISALELCPFLTELSLDVESLSANYLDSLEGLGRLEVLRIHCRSLNDLTFLRHCSDKLEELELESCDDLPSAAYAELRHLGKLQMLRL, from the coding sequence ATGGAATCGCCAACACTCGCCTGCAACCCGCCAGACGACGTACTGTTTTGCGTCTTTGCCTATCTGCCCATCCCAGAGTTGGTCCGATGTGCTACTGTGTGCAAGCAGTGGTACAAAATTGTGACAGGATTCACCCACCTGTGGAAAGGGAAAAGGTACGTCAGCAATAGAAGTCCGAGAGAATCTGCCGAGACGTGCGCCGTATTGTCCATCGTACCGCTGTTGCAGGAAATCGAAATCAAGGTGGCCAAAATGTTTGAGGTGAAAATTTACTACCCGCAGTTGTTTCTGTCAGTGACAAACATGTCTGACATACGAGCTGTGCAGGACTGTCAGAGACTAGGGTCTACGCACGTGACAACTGATCTCAGCATAGCAGATATCGTCTTCTCTTCTCGTTCGCCTATCTGTTTTACGGCGCTCCGGACGCTGAAGATCGTCAGAGGGAACCCGACACTGACACTCTTCAAGCCGGGCACTAGGGCGGAATGTGCCATCATCTCTGCCCTGGAGCTGTGCCCATTTCTCACAGAGCTGAGCCTCGACGTAGAGTCCCTGTCGGCGAACTACTTGGACTCTCTGGAAGGGCTCGGCCGGCTGGAGGTTCTGAGAATCCACTGCCGCAGTCTGAACGACCTGACATTCCTACGGCACTGCTCGGATAAACTGGAGGAACTGGAACTGGAAAGTTGCGACGACTTGCCGTCGGCTGCGTACGCGGAGCTCCGCCACCTAGGGAAACTGCAGATGTTGCGGCTGTGA
- the LOC124587763 gene encoding uncharacterized protein LOC124587763 isoform X1, which yields MIRVYNGINSNEMESPTLACNPPDDVLFCVFAYLPIPELVRCATVCKQWYKIVTGFTHLWKGKRYVSNRSPRESAETCAVLSIVPLLQEIEIKVAKMFEVKIYYPQLFLSVTNMSDIRAVQDCQRLGSTHVTTDLSIADIVFSSRSPICFTALRTLKIVRGNPTLTLFKPGTRAECAIISALELCPFLTELSLDVESLSANYLDSLEGLGRLEVLRIHCRSLNDLTFLRHCSDKLEELELESCDDLPSAAYAELRHLGKLQMLRL from the exons atgattcgtgtttacaatggaattaattcgaacg AAATGGAATCGCCAACACTCGCCTGCAACCCGCCAGACGACGTACTGTTTTGCGTCTTTGCCTATCTGCCCATCCCAGAGTTGGTCCGATGTGCTACTGTGTGCAAGCAGTGGTACAAAATTGTGACAGGATTCACCCACCTGTGGAAAGGGAAAAGGTACGTCAGCAATAGAAGTCCGAGAGAATCTGCCGAGACGTGCGCCGTATTGTCCATCGTACCGCTGTTGCAGGAAATCGAAATCAAGGTGGCCAAAATGTTTGAGGTGAAAATTTACTACCCGCAGTTGTTTCTGTCAGTGACAAACATGTCTGACATACGAGCTGTGCAGGACTGTCAGAGACTAGGGTCTACGCACGTGACAACTGATCTCAGCATAGCAGATATCGTCTTCTCTTCTCGTTCGCCTATCTGTTTTACGGCGCTCCGGACGCTGAAGATCGTCAGAGGGAACCCGACACTGACACTCTTCAAGCCGGGCACTAGGGCGGAATGTGCCATCATCTCTGCCCTGGAGCTGTGCCCATTTCTCACAGAGCTGAGCCTCGACGTAGAGTCCCTGTCGGCGAACTACTTGGACTCTCTGGAAGGGCTCGGCCGGCTGGAGGTTCTGAGAATCCACTGCCGCAGTCTGAACGACCTGACATTCCTACGGCACTGCTCGGATAAACTGGAGGAACTGGAACTGGAAAGTTGCGACGACTTGCCGTCGGCTGCGTACGCGGAGCTCCGCCACCTAGGGAAACTGCAGATGTTGCGGCTGTGA
- the LOC124587763 gene encoding uncharacterized protein LOC124587763 isoform X2 — MIRVYNGINSNKMESPTLACNPPDDVLFCVFAYLPIPELVRCATVCKQWYKIVTGFTHLWKGKRYVSNRSPRESAETCAVLSIVPLLQEIEIKVAKMFEVKIYYPQLFLSVTNMSDIRAVQDCQRLGSTHVTTDLSIADIVFSSRSPICFTALRTLKIVRGNPTLTLFKPGTRAECAIISALELCPFLTELSLDVESLSANYLDSLEGLGRLEVLRIHCRSLNDLTFLRHCSDKLEELELESCDDLPSAAYAELRHLGKLQMLRL, encoded by the exons atgattcgtgtttacaatggaattaattcgaaca AAATGGAATCGCCAACACTCGCCTGCAACCCGCCAGACGACGTACTGTTTTGCGTCTTTGCCTATCTGCCCATCCCAGAGTTGGTCCGATGTGCTACTGTGTGCAAGCAGTGGTACAAAATTGTGACAGGATTCACCCACCTGTGGAAAGGGAAAAGGTACGTCAGCAATAGAAGTCCGAGAGAATCTGCCGAGACGTGCGCCGTATTGTCCATCGTACCGCTGTTGCAGGAAATCGAAATCAAGGTGGCCAAAATGTTTGAGGTGAAAATTTACTACCCGCAGTTGTTTCTGTCAGTGACAAACATGTCTGACATACGAGCTGTGCAGGACTGTCAGAGACTAGGGTCTACGCACGTGACAACTGATCTCAGCATAGCAGATATCGTCTTCTCTTCTCGTTCGCCTATCTGTTTTACGGCGCTCCGGACGCTGAAGATCGTCAGAGGGAACCCGACACTGACACTCTTCAAGCCGGGCACTAGGGCGGAATGTGCCATCATCTCTGCCCTGGAGCTGTGCCCATTTCTCACAGAGCTGAGCCTCGACGTAGAGTCCCTGTCGGCGAACTACTTGGACTCTCTGGAAGGGCTCGGCCGGCTGGAGGTTCTGAGAATCCACTGCCGCAGTCTGAACGACCTGACATTCCTACGGCACTGCTCGGATAAACTGGAGGAACTGGAACTGGAAAGTTGCGACGACTTGCCGTCGGCTGCGTACGCGGAGCTCCGCCACCTAGGGAAACTGCAGATGTTGCGGCTGTGA